One segment of Panicum virgatum strain AP13 chromosome 3K, P.virgatum_v5, whole genome shotgun sequence DNA contains the following:
- the LOC120700452 gene encoding DNA damage-binding protein 1, with protein sequence MSVWNYVVTAHKPTSVSHSCVGNFTSPNQLNLIIAKCTRIEIHLLTPQGLQPMLDVPIYGRIATIELFRPHNETQDFLFIATERYKFCVLQWDAEKSELLTRAMGDVSDRIGRPTDNGQIGIIDPDCRLIGLHLYDGLFKVIPFDNKGQLKEAFNIRLEELQVLDIKFLHGCVKPTIVVLYQDNKDARHVKTYEVALKDKDFVEGPWSQNNLDNGAGLLIPVPAPLGGVIIIGEETIVYCNANATFKAIPIKQSIIRAYGRVDPDGSRYLLGDNAGTLHLLVLTHERERVTGLKVEYLGETSIASSISYLDNGVVYVGSRFGDSQLVKLNLQADASGSFVEVLERYVNLGPIVDFCVVDLDRQGQGQVVTCSGAFKDGSLRVVRSGIGINEQASVELQGIKGLWSLKSSFNDPYDMYLVVSFISETRFLAMNMEDELEETEIEGFDAQTQTLFCQNAIHDLLIQVTANSVRLVSCTSRELVDQWNAPAGFSVNVASANASQVLLATGGGHLVYLEIRDAKLVEVKHAQLEHEISCLDLNPIGENPQYSSLAAVGMWTDISVRIFSLPDLELIRKENLGGEIVPRSVLLCTLEGVSYLLCALGDGNLFSFLLNASTGELNDRKKVSLGTQPISLRTFSSKGTTHVFASSDRPTVIYSSNKKLLYSNVNLKEVNHMCPFNTAAFPDSLAIAKEGELSIGTIDDIQKLHIRTIPLNEQARRICHQEQSRTLAFCSFKYNQTSMEESETHYIRLLDHQTFEFLSTYPLDQYECGCSIISCSFADDNNVYYCVGTAYVIPEENEPTKGRILVFAVEDGRLQLIVEKETKGAVYSLNAFNGKLLAAINQKIQLYKWMLRDDGSHELQSECGHHGHILALYTQTRGDFIVVGDLMKSISLLVYKHEESAIEERARDYNANWMTAVEMLDDEAYIGAENSYNLFTVRKNSDAATDDERARLEVVGEYHLGEFVNRFRHGSLVMRLPDSEIGQIPTVIFGTINGVIGIIASLPHDQYMFLEKLQSTLVKFIKGVGNLSHEQWRSFHNDKKTAEARNFLDGDLIESFLDLSRSKMEEVSKAMGVPVEELSKRVEELTRLH encoded by the exons AGCCATGGGTGATGTTTCTGATCGCATTGGCCGTCCTACTGATAATGGACAG ATTGGAATTATCGACCCTGACTGCAGACTTATTGGTCTTCACCTCTATGACGGCTTATTTAAG GTTATACCATTTGACAACAAAGGACAGCTGAAGGAAGCTTTCAATATCAG ACTTGAAGAACTTCAAGTACTGGACATCAAGTTTCTGCATGGTTGTGTTAAACCTACTATTGTTGTCCTCTACCAG GATAATAAAGACGCGAGGCATGTTAAGACATATGAAGTTGCACTGAAGGACAAAGATTTTGTTGAGGGTCCTTGGTCCCAAAATAATTTAGACAATGGTGCTGGTTTGTTAATACCTGTACCAGCTCCACTTGGTGGCGTGATAATTATTGGCGAGGAGACAATAGTTTACTGCAATGCCAATGCTACATTTAAAGCTATACCAATAAAACAA TCTATCATAAGAGCTTATGGACGGGTTGACCCAGATGGTTCTCGATATTTACTCGGTGATAATGCAGGAACTCTGCATTTACTTGTCCTTACCCATGAACGAGAAAG GGTTACTGGTTTGAAAGTAGAATACTTGGGAGAGACTTCAATCGCATCATCAATTTCATATCTCGATAATGGTGTTGTTTATGTTGGTTCACGATTTGGCGATTCACAG CTGGTAAAACTGAACCTCCAAGCTGATGCAAGTGGTTCATTTGTTGAAGTTCTGGAACGTTATGTGAATCTTGGACCTATTGTGGACTTCTGCGTGGTTGACCTTGATAGGCAGGGTCAGGGTCAGGTGGTCACTTGTTCTGGGGCATTTAAAGATGGTTCCCTTCGCGTGGTTCGGAGCGGTATAGGGATTAATGAGCAG GCTTCAGTAGAACTCCAAGGTATCAAAGGATTATGGTCATTGAAATCTTCTTTCAATGATCCTTATGACATGTACCTAGTTGTGAGCTTTATAAGTGAGACACGGTTCTTGGCGATGAACATGGAAGATGAACTAGAAGAAACTGAGATAGAGGGGTTTGATGCGCAAACACAGACCCTGTTTTGTCAAAATGCGATCCATGATCTTCTCATACAG GTTACTGCTAATTCTGTTCGGTTAGTCAGTTGCACCTCTCGGGAGCTAGTGGATCAATGGAATGCACCTGCAGGATTTTCAGTCAATGTTGCTTCAGCTAATGCTAGTCAG GTTCTGCTGGCAACAGGTGGTGGCCATCTTGTTTACCTAGAAATTAGGGATGCTAAGCTTGTTGAAGTGAAGCATGCACAGTTAGAGCATGAGATTTCTTGTCTCGATTTGAACCCAATTGGGGAGAATCCACAGTATAGTTCCCTAGCTGCTGTTGGGATGTGGACAGATATAAGTGTTAGAATATTTTCACTTCCAGATCTTGAATTAATAAGGAAGGAAAATTTGGGTGGAGAAATTGTTCCTCGGTCTGTTCTGCTGTGCACCTTGGAGGGG GTTTCGTATTTGCTTTGTGCTCTTGGAGATGGTAACCTGTTCAGTTTTCTGCTGAATGCAAGTACAGGTGAACTCAATGATAGAAAGAAGGTTTCCCTTGGGACCCAACCAATCAGCCTTCGTACATTCTCATCAAAGGGTACCACCCACGTGTTTGCTTCATCAGATAGGCCAACTGTCATCTATAGCAGCAATAAGAAACTTCTCTATAGCAATGTTAATTTGAAAGAAGTTAATCATATGTGCCCTTTCAATACAGCCGCTTTTCCAGACAG CCTTGCAATTGCTAAAGAAGGTGAACTCTCAATTGGAACAATTGATGATATCCAAAAACTTCACATCCGTACAATCCCCCTTAATGAACAAGCACGGCGCATTTGCCACCAGGAGCAATCAAGGACACTAGCATTTTGCAGTTTCAAGTACAACCAGACTAGTATGGAGGAAAGTGAGACTCATTACATCCGTCTGTTAGATCATCAGACTTTTGAGTTCCTGTCTACATATCCTCTAGATCAATATGAATGTGGCTGCTCCATCATTAGCTGCTCATTTGCGGATGATAATAATGTCTATTACTGTGTTGGAACTGCATATGTTATACCTGAGGAAAATGAACCAACAAAG GGCCGGATCCTTGTATTTGCTGTTGAAGATGGAAGGTTGCAGTTAATTGTAGAGAAAGAAACTAAAGGAGCAGTTTATTCGCTGAATGCATTCAATGGGAAATTGTTGGCTGCTATCAACCAGAAGATTCAGTTATATAAGTGGATGCTACGCGATGATGGTTCACACGAGCTGCAATCTGAGTGTGGGCACCATGGGCACATACTGGCCTTGTATACTCAAACCCGTGGTGACTTCATTGTGGTTGGTGATCTGATGAAATCGATATCCTTGCTGGTCTACAAG CATGAGGAAAGTGCGATCGAAGAGCGTGCTAGGGATTACAATGCAAACTGGATGACTGCAGTTGAGATGCTTGATGATGAAGCCTATATCGGGGCGGAAAATAGTTATAACCTATTCACTGTACGCAAGAACAGTGATGCAGCCACAGATGACGAAAGGGCCAGGCTGGAGGTTGTTGGGGAGTACCATCTCGGAGAGTTTGTGAATAGGTTCCGCCATGGTTCACTCGTAATGCGCCTTCCGGACTCAGAGATAGGGCAGATTCCCACAGTCATCTTTGGCACAATAAATGGGGTAATTGGCATCATCGCCTCCCTCCCACATGACCAGTACATGTTTCTAGAGAAGCTCCAGTCCACTCTTGTGAAGTTCATAAAGGGTGTCGGAAACCTGAGCCATGAGCAATGGCGTTCGTTCCATAATGATAAGAAGACAGCCGAGGCTCGGAACTTCCTTGATGGCGACCTGATTGAGTCATTCCTTGACCTTAGCAGGAGTAAGATGGAGGAGGTGTCCAAGGCTATGGGTGTTCCTGTGGAGGAGCTGTCCAAGAGAGTGGAAGAGTTGACTAGGCTGCACTAG